Proteins co-encoded in one Prunus persica cultivar Lovell chromosome G6, Prunus_persica_NCBIv2, whole genome shotgun sequence genomic window:
- the LOC18775004 gene encoding uncharacterized protein LOC18775004: MKSQFQKKTTKNTESVCSKPSCFFCTMNEPDPSLRKARIIKAFQDLPLRNDQEHVLALSSLWNIAMMQPNDPEFPSLGIFECMAKLIHKGINDKKWLLSDQNIYIPYYAAHTIGSYTMNKVRFAEKAVESGVVFPLIELMRGKITWVEQRVAVRALAHIASHEKIFEEAIGVNEVEIVELAMKIAMTCPKEVFDKFVGLEPSKRLKYHCDLVTRGLGGLEIEDRKAEEWASQLQCWSLNLLNRFACKEKSLNLICKREFLIDLCGMWGGLANPTSPAVIRLLRSLCQTKIGRQSVANLQEVIKALCNLSRSSDDWQLMAIDCLLLLLKDPETRHKAMETSVVFLVDLVELRSIGGRPKVGDTITQALLQDYHKIKYGDLKFQRKKVERALKETWDLKVDRKRREKLMSEQEIGERKSMVRQLKQEGNLNFWSGNIEKAVMEYTEALHMCPLKMRKDRLVLHSNRAQCYLLLRNPEAVISDTTIALCLSSAVSPHGKSLWRRSQAYDMKGLAKESLIDCVTFVHGRMKSGQTERAEIPSYAARMINKQMNKTWLFAPAKSRSFNNHEELLESHGLSRPTVVDETIAEKRWRKL; this comes from the exons ATGAAATCACAATTCCAGAAGAAAACCACCAAGAACACAGAGTCAGTATGCAGTAAACCTTCTTGTTTCTTCTGCACCATGAATGAGCCAGACCCCTCTCTCAGAAAAGCTAGAATCATCAAAGCCTTCCAAGATTTGCCTCTCAGGAATGACCAAGAACATGTCCTTGCACTAAGCAGCCTCTGGAACATAGCCATGATGCAGCCTAATGACCCTGAATTCCCATCTCTTGGAATCTTTGAATGCATGGCAAAGCTTATTCACAAAGGCATCAATGACAAAAAGTGGCTGCTAAGCGACCAGAACATCTATATCCCCTACTATGCTGCCCATACTATTGGCTCTTACACCATGAACAAGGTTCGATTTGCAGAGAAGGCTGTAGAATCAGGGGTGGTTTTTCCATTAATTGAGCTGATGAGAGGTAAGATCACCTGGGTGGAGCAACGAGTGGCGGTTCGGGCTCTTGCTCATATAGCAAGCCATGAAAAGATCTTTGAAGAAGCCATTGGTGTAAATGAAGTGGAGATTGTAGAATTAGCCATGAAGATAGCCATGACCTGCCCCAAAGAGGTGTTTGATAAGTTTGTTGGCTTGGAACCTTCAAAAAGATTGAAGTACCATTGCGATTTGGTTACAAGAGGGCTTGGAGGGTTGGAAATTGAGGACAGAAAGGCAGAGGAATGGGCTAGCCAACTTCAGTGCTGGTCCCTCAATCTTCTCAACCGCTTTGCATGCAAAGAAAAGTCTCTGAATTTGATCTGCAAGAGAGAATTCTTGATTGATTTGTGCGGAATGTGGGGTGGTTTAGCAAACCCAACTTCACCTGCTGTGATTAGGCTGTTGAGATCACTTTGTCAAACCAAAATTGGAAGACAAAGTGTAGCAAATTTACAAGAAGTCATAAAGGCACTCTGCAACCTCTCAAGGTCCTCAGATGATTGGCAGCTGATGGCCATTGATTGTCTTCTGCTACTCCTCAAAGACCCGGAAACCAGACATAAAGCCATGGAGACTTCAGTTGTGTTTCTTGTTGATCTGGTTGAGCTTAGAAGTATTGGAGGAAGACCAAAAGTTGGAGACACAATCACACAGGCTCTATTACAAGATtaccataaaatcaagtatgGGGACTTGAAATTCCAGAGGAAGAAAGTTGAGAGAGCTTTGAAGGAGACATGGGATTTGAAGGTTGACAGAAAAAGGAGGGAGAAGTTGATGTCTGAACAAGAAATcggagagagaaaatcaatGGTGAGACAGCTGAAACAAGAAGGAAATCTAAACTTCTGGTCTGGGAACATAGAAAAGGCTGTGATGGAGTACACAGAAGCCTTGCATATGTGCCCATTAAAGATGAGAAAAGACAGGCTTGTGCTCCATAGCAACAGAGCTCAGTGTTACTTGCTGCTGAGGAACCCAGAGGCCGTCATCAGTGACACAACCATAGCTCTGTGCTTATCCAGTGCAGTGAGCCCTCATGGTAAGAGCCTGTGGAGAAGATCACAGGCTTATGACATGAAAGGGTTGGCAAAAGAGAGCTTGATTGACTGCGTAACATTTGTTCATGGCCGTATGAAGTCCGGCCAAACCGAAAGGGCAGAAATCCCAAGCTACGCGGCACGTATGATTAACAAGCAAATGAATAAAACTTGGTTATTTGCTCCCGCCAAGTCCAGGAGTTTTAACAACCATGAAGAGTTATTAGAATCTCATGGCCTCA GCAGGCCTACCGTTGTAGATGAAACGATTGCTGAAAAAAGATGGAGAAAGCTATaa
- the LOC18774421 gene encoding lysine-rich arabinogalactan protein 18 — translation MERNNVFTIALICILVAGVGGQAPAAAPTKSPATPAATTPTTSPSAATTPTTSPPAAAPTKPKSPSPVASPKSAPPASTPVSATPKPAAAAPTPVATPPTVAVSPPLPAPVSSPPSKAPASSPPAKSPPAAAPAPVAEPPTTPEAPTPAPSKKKSKHKSPAAAPTPASDSPPAPPAEAPGAASPGAETPAPSVADDQSGAVRCLHKVVGYIALGWAVLALF, via the exons ATGGAGCGAAACAACGTGTTCACAATCGCACTCATCTGCATTCTCGTCGCCGGAGTCGGAGGCCAAGCTCCGGCAGCCGCGCCGACAAAGTCTCCGGCGACCCCAGCTGCAACCACACCCACTACTTCACCATCAGCTGCAACCACACCCACCACTTCACCACCAGCTGCAGCTCCCACAAAGCCCAAGTCACCATCTCCAGTCGCTTCCCCAAAATCGGCTCCACCCGCTTCAACTCCGGTGTCGGCAACACCCAAGCCTGCGGCCGCGGCTCCAACTCCGGTGGCTACTCCTCCTACTGTTGCCGTTTCACCTCCATTGCCAGCTCCAGTGAGCTCACCACCTTCTAAGGCTCCGGCCAGCTCTCCACCGGCTAAATCTCCTCCGGCAGCCGCTCCGGCTCCAGTCGCTGAGCCACCGACTACACCTGAGGCTCCGACTCCAGCTCCTAGCAAGAAGAAGTCTAAGCACAAGTCTCCGGCGGCTGCTCCCACTCCAGCTTCGGACAGCCCACCCGCGCCTCCGGCTGAGGCTCCTGGAGCAGCGAGCCCCGGTGCTGAAACCCCTGCTCCTTCTGTAGCTGACGATCAG AGTGGAGCAGTGAGGTGCCTGCACAAGGTAGTCGGATACATTGCATTGGGATGGGCAGTTTTGGCATTATTCTAG
- the LOC18772802 gene encoding uncharacterized protein LOC18772802, which translates to MAISSLQARYLDSCKKHEVQPNSAVLAWFTQAKIRSSRNEKCRITISLDQLKDADILPLTNVLLSSDSADIDAVDIFLEFDSDLAKENVMALIHAVNQKLQVVDLRDLSLGNEFLGDLFQGCLACQVFNLRSTHVQKLNIAGSFLRLHTLNLDFCTSLASLHKDCFSCMPNLMRLSMCETRIANLLTTTGVLSKLPALMELRFQSCLCCNDTGPCPDLQRQHNLQSEVQEKDGFLASDLKNATFTLKYITHHRSPLCFEKHYWDYMISSLPGLEVLDNFPIRKMEKELAMMASAKYYEYLPYNRQLKESVVSVLHKREMGTNGVHCQKPFKPKQLHPYRNGQNFFLRSLCAAKLGSSMWPLLHPLSNFSHTFKAESKKLRPRQFEYHPSNPSLMVFGTLDGEVIVVNHENGKIVGYVPSIGAMSSVLGLCWLNKNPSKLVAGSDNGSLKLLDINYMSPEVSDSCCSSSVATFDDFEQLTSLHVNSTDNQLLASGYSKGVALYDIASGRRIQQFTNIHQEPINVAKFAHHSPYMFATSSFDHDVKMWDLRQNPMRPCYTASSSRGNVMVCFSPDDLYLLVSAVDNEVKQLLAADGKLHMNFDIASTGSSHNYTRSYYMNGRDYIVSGSCDEDVVRICCAQTGRRLRDVYLEDKESGNSLFVQSLRGDPFRHFHMSILATSTRPSSKCEIIKVNLLGSSYYAEEYSYGQCLHPSCCQGG; encoded by the exons ATGGCTATCTCCAGCTTACAAGCTCG GTACCTTGACTCTTGCAAAAAGCATGAGGTGCAACCCAATTCAGCAGTTCTAGCATGGTTTACTCAG GCCAAAATTCGGAGCTCCCGCAATGAGAAGTGTAGAATAACAATTTCGCTAGATCAGCTAAAGGATGCCGATATTTTGCCTCTAACCAACGTACTTTTGTCAAGTGACTCTGCTGATATTGATGCTGTTGATATATTTCTGGAATTCGATAGTGACTTGGCTAAAGAAAATGTTATGGCTTTGATACATGCTGTCAATCAAAAGCTTCAAGTTGTTGATCTCCGGGATTTGTCGTTGGGGAACGAATTTCTAGG GGATCTCTTCCAGGGTTGCTTGGCTTGCCAGGTCTTCAACTTGAGGTCTACTCATGTCCAGAAACTCAACATTGCTGGAAGCTTTTTGCGGCTGCACACCCTCAATCTGGACTTTTGTACTTCACTTGCTAGTTTGCACAAGGACTGTTTTTCTTGCATGCCAAATTTGATGCGTCTCTCAATGTGTGAGACAAGAATTGCAAATCTCCTGACAACCACTGGTGTTCTATCAAAACTTCCTGCTTTGATGGAATTACGGTTCCAAAGTTGTTTGTGTTGCAATGACACTGGGCCATGTCCTGATTTACAAAGACAGCACAACTTACAGAGTGAG GTTCAAGAAAAAGACGGGTTTCTTGCGAGTGACCTTAAGAATGCCACTTTTACATTAAAGTATATAACTCATCATCGTTCACCCCTATGCTTTGAGAAACATTACTGGGATTACATGATTTCATCACTCCCTGGTTTGGAAGTTTTGGATAATTTTCCTATTAGAAAGATGGAAAAGGAATTGGCCATGATGGCCTCGGCAAAATACTATGAATATTTGCCTTATAATAGACAGCTCAAAGAAAGTGTTGTTAGTGTTTTGCATAAGCGTGAAATGGGAACAAATGGTGTACATTGCCAAAAACCATTTAAGCCAAAACAGCTGCATCCTTATCGGAATGGCCAGAATTTTTTCTTAAGGTCCCTTTGCGCTGCCAAACTTGGGTCTTCAATGTGGCCACTCTTACATCCACTGTCTAACTTTAGCCACACATTTAAAGCAGAGAGTAAGAAGCTTCGTCCAAGGCAATTTGAGTACCATCCATCAAACCCTAGTCTTATGGTTTTTGGAACCCTGGATGGTGAAGTAATTGTTGTCAACCATGAAAATGGGAAGATTGTTGGTTATGTCCCCTCCATTGGAGCAATGAGCAGTGTCTTGGGGCTTTGTTGGCTCAATAAAAATCCATCCAAG CTTGTTGCTGGTTCAGATAATGGTTCCTTGAAGTTGCTTGACATCAATTATATGTCACCAGAAGTTTCAGACTCCTGTTGCAGCTCTAGTGTTGCAACTTTTGACGATTTCGAGCAATTGACTTCTCTTCATGTAAATTCAACTGATAACCAGCTTCTTGCTAGTGGGTACTCAAAAGGTGTTGCTCTATATGACATAGCGAGTGGAAGACGTATACAGCAGTTCACTAATATTCACCAAGAACCAATCAATGTTGCCAAATTTGCCCACCATTCCCCTTACATGTTTGCTACTTCATCATTTGACCATGATGTGAAGATGTGGGATTTGAGACAGAACCCAATGCGGCCTTGCTATACAGCTTCAAGCTCAAGAGGAAACGTGATGGTTTGCTTTTCTCCTGACGAcctttatttgcttgtttcagcCGTTGACAATGAG GTTAAGCAACTTTTGGCAGCAGATGGGAAGCTCCACATGAATTTTGATATAGCTTCTACAGGAAGTTCTCATAATTATACCCGTTCATATTACATGAATGGAAGGGACTATATTGTCAGTGGTAGTTGTGATGAGGATGTAGTTCGCATCTGCTGTGCTCAAACTGGAAGGAGACTTAGGGATGTTTATTTGGAG GATAAGGAGTCaggaaattcattatttgtGCAGTCCTTACGGGGTGATCCGTTCAGG CATTTTCACATGAGTATATTAGCAACCTCTACGCGTCCAAGCTCTAAGTGTGAGATTATAAAG GTCAATTTACTTGGATCAAGTTACTATGCAGAAGAATATTCTTATGGCCAATGTTTACACCCTTCCTGCTGTCAGGGAGGCtga
- the LOC18773550 gene encoding U-box domain-containing protein 4 → MRRRRASGSLVPQTSSPAIETRVDNSGLIEAQVGNLVEDLKGTSFDAQRDATFELRLLAKQSMENRIVIANCGAISLLVDLLRSTDKRVQENAVTTLLNLSINVENKTEITAANAIEPLIHVLETGGAEAKENSAATLFSLSVIEDNKVRIGRSGAIGPLVDLLGNGTPRGRKDAATALFSLSIFHENRRPIVQAGAIKYLVELMDPAAGLVDKVVAVLANLSTIPEGKTAIGQEGGIPGLVEAVELGSAKGKEHAAAALLQLCTSSDRYCRMVQQEGAVPPLVVLSQYGTPRAQKKAESLLRVLSK, encoded by the exons ATGAGGCGGCGCCGAGCATCTGGTAGCTTAGTCCCACAGACATCTTCTCCTGCCATTGAAACAAGAGTAGACAATTCTGGATTAATTGAAGCGCAAGTAGGTAATCTGGTTGAGGACTTGAAAGGCACTTCTTTTGATGCTCAAAGAGATGCAACATTTGAACTCCGGCTGCTTGCAAAGCAGAGTATGGAAAATCGGATTGTTATTGCAAACTGTGGAGCCATTAGCTTGTTGGTGGACTTGCTCCGGTCTACAGACAAAAGGGTTCAAGAAAATGCTGTCACAACACTTCTGAACTTATCCATCAATGTTGAGAACAAGACAGAAATTACTGCTGCCAATGCAATTGAACCTCTGATTCATGTCCTTGAGACAGGCGGTGCTGAAGCCAAGGAAAACTCAGCTGCCACTCTCTTTAGCCTTTCGGTGATTGAGGACAACAAGGTTCGCATTGGAAGGTCAGGGGCTATTGGGCCTCTAGTTGATTTACTGGGGAATGGGACTCCCAGAGGGAGGAAAGATGCAGCCACAGCTTTGTTTAGTTTGTCAATTTTTCATGAGAACCGACGTCCAATAGTTCAAGCCGGTGCTATAAAGTACCTAGTGGAGTTGATGGATCCAGCAGCTGGACTGGTTGACAAGGTAGTGGCTGTTTTAGCCAATCTTTCTACAATACCTGAGGGAAAGACAGCAATTGGTCAGGAAGGTGGGATCCCTGGTCTGGTTGAAGCTGTTGAGTTGGGTTCTGCAAAAGGGAAAGAGCATGCAGCTGCTGCTCTTCTACAGCTCTGCACAAGTAGTGACAGATATTGCCGTATGGTGCAACAGGAAGGAGCTGTTCCGCCTTTAGTGGTATTGTCACAATATGGCACCCCAAGGGCCCAAAAAAAG GCAGAGTCACTCCTTAGAGTCTTAAGTAAATGA